The Vallitalea okinawensis genome contains the following window.
AATCTGCTGAATATGCTGACATATTTACTTAAATGTAGTTGTCTGTATTTACATTATACGTGAACATAATTCATTTTATCAATAAAAACTTAAAAAGCCGATAAACTTTGTAGCGTTTATCGGCTTTGAGAAATTATTCTTTTATACCCTTACTACTGTTAATGTAACAGCTTCTCCGTTAACCTTCCAGTCTTTTTGATACCCTTCACCGGAACCTTCTGATACCTCATCTGCAAGCACTTCACTTGCTATATATTCTTTATTTGCTTCCATGATTGTAGCAACTTTTTCATTATCTTTATAGAATACACGAATGTGATCCATAACTTCAAACTCAGCTTCCTTACGCATTGTTTGAATTTTACTAATTAATTCTCTTACGAATCCTTCCTCAAGAAGTTCATCTGATAGATTAGTATCTAATACTACAGTAACTCCTTTATCAGCTTCTGTTACAAAACCTTCTTTGTGAGTGGATTCAATGAGTAAGTCCTCTTTAGCTAATACAACGGCTTCACCATCAAAATCAAATGTAAGCGGCTTATCATCGTTTAATTGATCCATGGCTTCATTACCATCTATACCCTGTAAAGCTCCTCTAATCTTACCAACAAGTTTACCGTATTTTGGTCCAACTACTTTAAGATCAGGCTTAAATGTATAAGTGGTAAAATCACGAACGTCATCAGTAAACTTAACTTCTTTGATGTTTAATTCATCCGTAATGATATCTACATAGTTATCCGGAAGAACTTTCTCTGCTTTCACATACATATTACCGATTGGTTGTCGATTTTTAATGTTGGCTGAATTACGACAAGCACGACCTAGAACAACTACCTCAAGTAATTCTTCCATATTTTCTTCTAACTCTTTATCGATCCATTCTTCTTTATACGTTGGGAAGTCGCATAAATGTACAGATTCTTTAGCTGACTTATCCACAGTAACCACAAGGTTTCTGTAGATTTCTTCTGCCATGAATGGAACGAATGGTGCTGAAATCTTCGCTAAAGTAGTTAAAGCTGTATATAACGTCATGTATGCATTCACTTTATCTTCTGGCATACCATTAGCCCAGAATCTTTCTCTACTTCTTCTTACGTACCAGTTACTCATTTCGTCAACAAATACTTGTAATGATTTTGCTGCTTCTGTAATACGGTAACTACTTAGCCACGTATCAACTTCTTTAACAGTTGTTTGTAGCTTGGATAATAACCATTTATCCATTAAACCTAACTTATCAAAATCAAGTTCATATTGAGTTGGATCAAATTCATCTATATTAGCGTAGAGAACATAAAAGGCATAAGTATTCCAGAATGTCCCCATGAACTTTCGTTGTCCTTCAACCACAGCATCATTATAGAACTTATTAGGTAACCATGGTGCACTGTTTGTATAGAAATACCAACGTATTGCGTCTGCTCCAAATCGATCTAAAGCATCAAATGGATCTACTGCATTTCCTTTTGACTTTGACATTTTCTGTCCATTTTCATCTTGCACAAGACCAAGGACGATAACATTCTTAAATGGTGCTTCATCAAATAAGACTGTTGAGATAGCTAATAGTGAATAGAACCATCCACGAGTTTGATCTACAGCTTCACTGATGAAATTAGCTGGGAAGTTCTCTTCAAATATTTCTTTATTCTCAAATGGGTAGTGCCATTGTGCAAAAGGCATAGCTCCTGAATCAAACCAACAGTCGATTACATTTTCAACTCTTGTCATCTCCTCGCTACACTCTGGACACTTGATATGCACTTCGTCAATATAAGGACGGTGTAATTCTATATCCTCTGGACAATCATCAGACATTGACTTTAATTCTTCAATACTTCCGATAGCGTGACGATGACCACAGCCACATTCCCAGATAGGAAGTGGTGTACCCCAATAACGGTCACGACTGATTCCCCAATCAATTACGTTTTCTAACCAATCACCAAAACGCTTTTCACCGATTGCGGCTGGTAACCAGTTAATTGTCTTATTATTAGCAATCAAGCGATCGCGAACTGCTGTCATTCTGATAAACCATGATTCTCTAGCATAGTATAATAGTGGCGTATCACAACGCCAGCAATGAGGATAGCTATGCTCATACTCAAGCGCTTTATATAGTTTCCCTTTTTCATCAAGATACTTGATGATTTCTGGATCTGTTTCTTTTACAAATGTATCTTTCCAATATGGAACTTCTTCTGTAAATGTACCTTGCTCGTTAACTAACTGAACAAATGGTAAGTCATATTTACGTCCAGTATTTGCATCATCTTCACCAAATGCAGGAGCTGTATGAACGATACCAGTACCATCTGTTAAGGTAACGTAATCAGCGCATGCAACAAAGTATGCTTTTTTATTAGGCTTAACGAAATCAAATAATGGCTCGTATTCTTTGTATTCAAGATCTTTACCTTTATAAGTTTCTACTACTGTAAATTCAGCTTTTAAGACATTCTCAGCTAAAGCTTCTGCAAGAATGTAGTAATTGCCTTCTGATTCGACTTTAACATAAGTCTCATTTGGATTAACAGCTAAAGCTACGTTTGATGGAAGTGTCCAAGGTGTTGTAGTCCAAGCAAGGAAGTAAGTCTTATCTTCTCCCACAACTTTAAATCTAACATATACAGATTCTTCATTTAGGTCCTTATAACCCTGAGCTACCTCGTGTGATGATAAAGGAGTACCACAACGTGAACAGTAAGGTACAATTTTATAGCCTTTATATAGTAAATCCTCTTCCCACATTTTCTTAAGCGCCCACCAGATGGACTCAATGTATTCATTGTGGTATGTTACATATGGATCATCCATATCCGCCCAGAAACCAACTTTTCCTGAGAAATCTTCCCACATACCTTTATATTTCCATACACTCTCTTTACATTCTTTGATAAATGGCTCTAAACCGTATTCCTCAATTTGTTCTTTACCATCTAAACCTAATAATTTCTCTACTTCTAACTCTACTGGAAGACCATGTGTATCCCATCCAGCTTTTCTTAATACTTTATGACCTTTCATTGTCTGGTAACGAGGAATTAAGTCTTTGATAACTCTTGTTAACACATGACCGATATGTGGCTTACCATTAGCAGTTGGAGGACCATCATAAAACGTATATACTGGTGATCCTTCTCGTTCTTCAATACTCTTTTGAAAAATGTCATTATTATTCCAAAAATCTAGGATTTCTTTTTCACGTGCAACGAAATTTAAATCCGTCGAAACTTTTTTATACATAGGAATACCTCCTAACCTTTCTATATCATTTAAGTAGGCTTATGCATATTGTTGGAAATATCTTGTAAATTTATACTTATTAATCCCAAAGCCTTCCTTGATCCTTTTTTACTACACTAAAAAGTCCCTACGGAAGACTCCGTAGGGACGTATATATACGCGTTACCACCCTAATTGTCGCATACTCACATACACGACCTCTCACTAGGTTCAAACAAACCTTTGCCTATAACGGGGCTTACCGGTAACCTCTTACTTATGTTTCAGAGGTACTGCTCAAGAGTGATTTGTTTTTTACATCAACACTGATTTACACCAACCATCAGCTCTCTGTAGATGAAAATTGCAAAAAACACGTCTCCATCGTCGCATTTAACCTACTATAGTTAGTATTAATTTTATCAACTTTATGACTTGATGTCAATAAGGAAATTACATACAAATTTAGCCTGCTACCTTTCTATTAACCATATAGATACCTAAAGAAGCACAAACTAAACCGACTACGATCATAAAAGTAAAATGTTCTTCTGGTATAAGGATAGCTGACAATATGCTTCCAAATACGGGGATTAAAAATTTGAATATGGTTACTGAGCTAGCAGTGTTATACTTCAGTAGATTAAACCAAATCGTAAAAGCTGTTGCAGATAAAAAAGCTGAGTAAATTAAAAGTACCACTGCTAAAAAGGTAAATTGTAGATGATATCCACCACCGGCAATAAGACCTAACATTAATAATATCGCTGATCCAAATAAAAACTGCCAACTGTTCATTATAATTGGATTAATATCTTTGGCCAGCTTCTTAGCATACAGTGTTGCAAATGCTGACGTTAAGCCTGAAAAGATAAGAAACCCCTCACCATAGAAACTGAAATCCATGGCTAAACCTTCTGATGTACCTTTCCAATTAACAGCAAATATGCCTAAGAACCCAAGGATCAAGCCCATAACTTTACTCAAATTCATTTTATCATTATGATAAACAAAATGAGCTGCAATGATTACAAAAAATGTGCCAAAGGAAGAAAGAATAGCGCTTTTTATCCCAGTTGTATTGGCTAACCCATTATAAAAAAAGAAATATTGTATCGTTGTATTAAATATACCTAAGACAAATAATTGCTTCAATACAGTTTTTGAAGGTCTTTCAATCTTTTTGAATTGAACCTTTGTTAAGATGAATAATAAGATACCCGCTAGGAAAAATCGTATACCAGCAAGAATCATACGAGATATAGCATCGTCGCCAGAAATACTTAATTCTCTATAAGTAATCTTTAATACCGGGAATGCACTTCCCCATAAGAATGTACAAATAACACAAAGTGTTATAATTGCGCTTTTTCTAGTCAATAATTCTTTGTCCATTATTTTACCTCTAACAATATATATTGTATATCTCAAAAGTTTTTAAAGTTCTTTAGGTTACTATAACGCTAAATTAACTTTTAGATTACTTGTATAATTATAAAGTTTTCCAATAGAATAGTCTATATATTTAAGTCATATTTTGTTGAATATAAAGTGGAATCTCTTTTCACTTTATATGGAAAGACATATGTATTGACACTGTTGTGTGACAGTTTATATTGTGGTATAATGAGTTCAATTTATATAGATTCATGGGATACAGCTAAAGTTGATCCTATAAGAAAGGAAGAAAAGTTGTGTTACCTAATGATTTAACGTTACTCACTGATTTGTATCAATTAACCATGATGCAAGGTTATTATAAAGCTGAAAAAGCTAATAGAGAAGTGGTCTTTGATCTCTTCTACCGTACCAATCCTTCTGAAGGCAGTTATGCTATCATGGCTGGTTTAGAGCAAGTTATCGAATATATTGAAAACTTAAGATTTTCTGATGAACAATTAGATTATTTAAGATCACTAAATATCTTTGATGAAGACTTTATTTATTACCTAAAAGAATTTAGATTTACAGGAGATATTTATGCCATCGAAGAAGGCTCTGTCATCTTCCCTAAGGAGCCTTTAATCCGGGTAAAAGCGCCTCTACTAGAAGCACAATTCATTGAAACAACTTTGTTAAATATTATTAACCATCAAAGTCTCATTGCTACTAAGTCCTCTCGGGTATGTTGGGCTGCTAAAGGCGATGGTGTTCTAGAATTTGGTTTAAGACGTGCCCAAGGACCAGATGCAGGTTTATATGGAGCAAGAGCTGCCGTAATTGGTGGCTGCACAGGCACATCTAATGTACTAGCAGGACAAAAGTTTAGTGTCCCTGTATCAGGTACTCATGCTCATAGCTGGGTCATGAGTTTTGACGATGAATTAACTGCATTCAGGACCTATGCTGAAACCTTCCCTAATGCATGTATTCTATTGGTTGATACCTATAATACACTAAAGTCAGGTGTGCCAAATGCTATTAAGGTTTTTGATGAACTTAAAGCAAAGGGTATCAAGCCTAAAAAATATGGGATTCGTTTAGATAGTGGTGATTTAGCGTACCTCTCTAAAGAAGCTAAAAAGATGTTGGATGCAGCAGGTTATCATGATGCTATCATCAGTGCTTCTAGTGATCTAGATGAGTATTTAATAAGTACCCTTAAACAACAGGGTACAACCATTAACCTATGGGGTGTTGGAACTAGACTTATTACTTCTTCGGATTGCCCCGCATTTGGCGGCGTATATAAATTAGCTGCTAAAGAAGATGAAAATGGTCAGGTTATACCTAAGATTAAATTATCTGATAACCCAGAAAAGGTAACTAACCCAGGTCTCAAAAAAATTTATCGTATATATGACGAAGCAACAGGAAAAATTAAAGCTGATCTTATAACATTAGCACATGAAGAGATTGATGCCTCAAAACCGTTGACACTTTTTGACCCAAATAATACATGGAAGCGAATGACCCTTAAACCTGGTGCTTATGGAGCTAGGGAATTGCTAAAACCTATTTTTAAAGATGGACAAAATATCTATCAATCTCCAACAGTTATGGAGATACGTGCTTTTTGTCAGAAGGAACTAGAGACTTTATGGCCTGAATCACGAAGATTGGTTAACCCACATGTTGTTCCAGTGGATTTATCCCAAGAATTGTTTGATTTAAAGAAAGATATGATCGAAAATATTAAGAGAAATAGTTTATAGATCCTGTTTACAGATTGTAATCAAAACGCTCAGTTCACCTTGTGAACTGAGCATTTTTAAATACTTTTCCTAATATTATTTTATTGAACCAGCAAGGACACCTTTAATAATTTGCTTCTGAGCTAATAAGTAAAATATAATGATTGGAATAATGGCTAATACAAGTCCTGCCATAGCTAGGGTCCAATCTGCTTGATAGGCTCCAAAAAAGTACTTAGTGGATAATGGTAATGTTCTTAATTCTTTCTTCTGTAATACTAATGAAGGTAACAAAAAGTCATTCCAAATCCACATTCCATTAAGAATAGCAACCGTTACCGATATCGATTTTAATAATGGAAATACGATCTTCCAATAAAGTTGAAGTTTATTACATCCATCAATAGTAGCAGCTTCTTCTAAAGATATAGGTACAGATTTTACGAATCCATGGAATAAGAAGACTGAAAGGCTTGCTCCAAAGCCCACATACATGAAGATGATTCCAAAATGTGTATTAATCAAATTGAGCTTATTAACACCAAACAGATCAACTAAAGGTAGCATAACAGATTGAAAAGGTATCAACATGGCTGCTACAAATGAATAGAAAATTACATTACTTAATTTGGATTTAGTACGGGCTAACATCCATGCCGCCATTGATGATAAAATGACTATTAACAACAAACTCAAAACTGTAACAATTAACGAGTTCTTAAAAGCAGTTAAAAAACCCATTTTATCCATAGCCTTTAAATAATTATCCAATAAAAGTTCATTTGGCCATGAAAGTGTATTCAGCAAAAATTCTTTTTTACTTTTGAAACTATTAATAATGATTATATAAAAGGGTGATATATAAAGTAATCCTAATAAAACACCTAGTACTTCTAAGATTATTAATTGGATTTTTTTATTACGCATCACATCTCAACCTCCCTTTTCTTGCTAAGGTAAACTTGGGTTAAAGAAACTACTGAAATCAATAAGAACAGTATGACAGCTTGGGCTTGCCCAACACCAAATTTAGACTCTATGAAGGCTTTATTATAAATTTCTAAAGTCAATAACTCTGTTAACCGACTAGGGTCTCCTTTCGTCAAAGCTGCATTGACATCAAACATCTTGAAAGAACTTGATATGGTTAAAAATAAACTTACAGTAAAAGCTTGTGCCACAAGTGGGAAAATAATAGCTTTAATTCGATGCCATGCATTTGCACCGTCAATTTGAGCTGCTTCCAATAAATCTTCAGGAATGCCTTGTAATGCTGCCACATAGATAACCATAATATAGCCACCCATTTGCCAAGTACTAACAATGGCCATTGCCCAAATTGCATGGGTAGCATCACTAAGCCAAGGCAGCCCAAAGAATCCTATTCCAGTGCTGCTAGCAAGGGCTACAAATACTTTCATGAAGATAAAGCGCCAAACATAACCAAGAATAATTCCCCCTATAAGATTTGGCATAAAGAAAGTAGTTCTTAATAAGTTGGATGTTTTAAGTTTTCTTGTTACTAATAAAGCTAATGTAAATCCAATTATATTAATTAATAAAACAGAAATCATCGTGTAGATGATAGTAGCCTTAAATGATATAATAAATTGCTCATCGTTAAAAACTTCCATATAATTTTGAAATCCAATATAATTAATTGGATTATCAGGTATAGCACTCCAGTCTGTAAAAGAATAATACAATCCCATAGCAAACGGAATAATAACTACCATTATAAAAGTGATTAAAACGGGACCAACAAACCCCCAAAAAGCTAATCGATCATGAAATACATTTTTCTTCATTGCTCCACCTCAGTGTTAATGTAAATTTATATAATATATTTATTTAATATAATCATGATGATTAACCTTAGAATTTGATTTTTCTTTCTTCATACAATACATAATACTTTATCCACTCTTAAACTACTATATATTGTATATGATTTCTCTAGGCTTTAGCATCTTGATCATATAGTTCAATCAATGTTTAGGAGGGCTAATTACTCTTTAGTAATCAGCCCAAACCTTTAGGACTATTGAGCTTTTTCAGCCCATTTAGTATCTAAGAATTCTAAAACTTCAATCCATGTCTTGTTACCTGATACATAGTCTTGAAAAGCTTGCTTTGCATCTGTTTCATTCATTCCTGCTGGAAAAGCATGCCATACCCAAGGTATTGTCTTCCCTGTTGAAGAATACTCTAGAATAGATTGTGCTAATGGATCCGCTTCTGTTGCATCAACATTAGTAAACGCTGGTATGAATTTTGCGTCATCAATCAAGAATTGATGCCCACGTTCACTCATTGCAATATAGTTTAAGAATAGTATAGCTGCATCTTTTACACTATCATCAAGCTTACTATTAACTACCCAGTAATTTGGAACACCTACAGGGATAGAATCATTTTTGCCACCATCACCAAGTGGAATTGGTAAGAATGCAATATCTAACTCTGGGTCAATCTCCAACAATTGATTAATGGTCCAGTTACCTTGTTGCATGAATGCAGTTTTTCCAGCAGCAAAATCACTGTATTGTTTCTCATAATCAATTGATCCAACATCAGGATAACTGTATTCAATGAAAGTATCTATTAAATTTTGAAACTCATCAAATCTCTCATTCTCAGCAATAATAGCAGTTCCATTATTCAATTCATCAACATATGCAAGTGGATCTTCTTGCATAGCAAATGGAACATTGAATGTGTGGTATGCAGCTACCCACCATGCAGTTCCACCAACTGACCATCCCATTGTAGCTTCTAAACCTAATTCTGATTTTTTTGTATCAACTTTTGCAAATAACTCTCTTAAAGCTGATAATGAATTAACTCCTTTGATTTCTTCATCAGTTATTCCAGCTTCATGAAGTATTGTACGATTATACATAACACCGTAACCTTCTATGTTCATTGGTTGACCTAACACTTTACCTTCTTGAGTAATGTTATCTAAAAGACCTGCAGATGTTACTTCAACCCATGGTTCATTCGATAAATCTTCTAAGTAATCAAACCATAATTGTCTCTCTGTTGGTCCAGGTACATTGAATATTGCTGGCATATTACCAGAGTTCATTCTTGCTTTAAGTGCTGCACCATAATCTTCTCCTCCACCAGTTGTATCTAAGTTAACACTGATATATGGGTACTCTGACTCAAAATCTGCTATTAAACTATCTAATTGTTCTACAATTTCTACTTTGAATTGAAATATATCTAATTCAACAGCTTCCATCTCATCTTCAACATCATCTTTTGTTTTAGAATTATCAATAGTTTGATTGTTACCATTACTTGATTCTTTTGTTTCAGTGTTTTGACTGCATCCTACAAAAGAAAGTGCCATTACAATAACTAAAAGTGTCCATAATTTTCTCATTACCATTCCCCTTTTTTCTTAATATTTGGAATTTTCCAACTAAATAAATTTGTCTACCTCATCCGCCAACCGCTTCTTCAATCTTTTTCAGTCATTTGTTGTATTTTGATAAATAAAAGATATACATACAAAAATACTTGTTAACAAGTTACAATTACATTATAGATGATGCTATGTCGTATGTCAACCGTTTGACATACGATTTAAAAATTTTTTGATAGGGTAATTTTATACCCTATCAAGTTGTTTGTCTTTGAATTAATTTAACAGGAAATACGTTTTCTACATTAATATTTTCTGAATCCATTTGCATAATGAGGAGATCTACTAATTTTTTGCTCATAATTTCAATCGGCTGTGCAATAGTGGTCAACTCAGGCGTCATGAATTCAGCCACATTTATATTATCATAACCTATGACTTTTATATCATCTGGTATATTCATTTGATTTTTAATCGCAGCTTTAATGACATAGGATGCAATAATATCACTGCTAGCAAACACACCATCAATATCTGGATGTTCTTCAAAAAGCTTGCATGCCAAATCATCATATTCAGCAAAATTAAATCCTTTTATATCTGTTTCTAATAGAACTGTTTCGATATCATTTCGGTTTGCAACTTCTTCAAAAGCATCGTACCTTTTATTCGAAAGTAAGTCTAACGTTAGATTACCACCAATATAAGCAATCTTCTTGCAACCTTTCTGAATCAACAATTCTGTAGCTAATTGACCACCTTGATAGTTATCACATGATACAAAAGGTATCTGCTCATCTATTCGACGGTCAAGGGTGACAATAGGCAATTTCAATGCCTTATAATCATCAACATCTAAAGTATGGCTCCCCATGATGATACCATCAACCTGACTACGCTTCAGCATTTCAATATACTCTTTTTCCTTTTTTAGATCTAAATTCGAATTACATAACATCACTTTATAGCCTTTTTCAAAAGCATAAGCTTCAGTTAAATTCGTTAAAGCGGCAAAAAAAGGATGTGATGCACTTGGTACTATAAGCCCAATAATATTGGATTTTTTTCTAAAGAGAGATCGTGCAATTTCATTAGGTTGATAGTTAATCTCTTCCATAGCTTTATGAACTTTCGACTTT
Protein-coding sequences here:
- the ileS gene encoding isoleucine--tRNA ligase codes for the protein MYKKVSTDLNFVAREKEILDFWNNNDIFQKSIEEREGSPVYTFYDGPPTANGKPHIGHVLTRVIKDLIPRYQTMKGHKVLRKAGWDTHGLPVELEVEKLLGLDGKEQIEEYGLEPFIKECKESVWKYKGMWEDFSGKVGFWADMDDPYVTYHNEYIESIWWALKKMWEEDLLYKGYKIVPYCSRCGTPLSSHEVAQGYKDLNEESVYVRFKVVGEDKTYFLAWTTTPWTLPSNVALAVNPNETYVKVESEGNYYILAEALAENVLKAEFTVVETYKGKDLEYKEYEPLFDFVKPNKKAYFVACADYVTLTDGTGIVHTAPAFGEDDANTGRKYDLPFVQLVNEQGTFTEEVPYWKDTFVKETDPEIIKYLDEKGKLYKALEYEHSYPHCWRCDTPLLYYARESWFIRMTAVRDRLIANNKTINWLPAAIGEKRFGDWLENVIDWGISRDRYWGTPLPIWECGCGHRHAIGSIEELKSMSDDCPEDIELHRPYIDEVHIKCPECSEEMTRVENVIDCWFDSGAMPFAQWHYPFENKEIFEENFPANFISEAVDQTRGWFYSLLAISTVLFDEAPFKNVIVLGLVQDENGQKMSKSKGNAVDPFDALDRFGADAIRWYFYTNSAPWLPNKFYNDAVVEGQRKFMGTFWNTYAFYVLYANIDEFDPTQYELDFDKLGLMDKWLLSKLQTTVKEVDTWLSSYRITEAAKSLQVFVDEMSNWYVRRSRERFWANGMPEDKVNAYMTLYTALTTLAKISAPFVPFMAEEIYRNLVVTVDKSAKESVHLCDFPTYKEEWIDKELEENMEELLEVVVLGRACRNSANIKNRQPIGNMYVKAEKVLPDNYVDIITDELNIKEVKFTDDVRDFTTYTFKPDLKVVGPKYGKLVGKIRGALQGIDGNEAMDQLNDDKPLTFDFDGEAVVLAKEDLLIESTHKEGFVTEADKGVTVVLDTNLSDELLEEGFVRELISKIQTMRKEAEFEVMDHIRVFYKDNEKVATIMEANKEYIASEVLADEVSEGSGEGYQKDWKVNGEAVTLTVVRV
- a CDS encoding DMT family transporter, yielding MDKELLTRKSAIITLCVICTFLWGSAFPVLKITYRELSISGDDAISRMILAGIRFFLAGILLFILTKVQFKKIERPSKTVLKQLFVLGIFNTTIQYFFFYNGLANTTGIKSAILSSFGTFFVIIAAHFVYHNDKMNLSKVMGLILGFLGIFAVNWKGTSEGLAMDFSFYGEGFLIFSGLTSAFATLYAKKLAKDINPIIMNSWQFLFGSAILLMLGLIAGGGYHLQFTFLAVVLLIYSAFLSATAFTIWFNLLKYNTASSVTIFKFLIPVFGSILSAILIPEEHFTFMIVVGLVCASLGIYMVNRKVAG
- a CDS encoding nicotinate phosphoribosyltransferase, with amino-acid sequence MLPNDLTLLTDLYQLTMMQGYYKAEKANREVVFDLFYRTNPSEGSYAIMAGLEQVIEYIENLRFSDEQLDYLRSLNIFDEDFIYYLKEFRFTGDIYAIEEGSVIFPKEPLIRVKAPLLEAQFIETTLLNIINHQSLIATKSSRVCWAAKGDGVLEFGLRRAQGPDAGLYGARAAVIGGCTGTSNVLAGQKFSVPVSGTHAHSWVMSFDDELTAFRTYAETFPNACILLVDTYNTLKSGVPNAIKVFDELKAKGIKPKKYGIRLDSGDLAYLSKEAKKMLDAAGYHDAIISASSDLDEYLISTLKQQGTTINLWGVGTRLITSSDCPAFGGVYKLAAKEDENGQVIPKIKLSDNPEKVTNPGLKKIYRIYDEATGKIKADLITLAHEEIDASKPLTLFDPNNTWKRMTLKPGAYGARELLKPIFKDGQNIYQSPTVMEIRAFCQKELETLWPESRRLVNPHVVPVDLSQELFDLKKDMIENIKRNSL
- a CDS encoding carbohydrate ABC transporter permease; this encodes MRNKKIQLIILEVLGVLLGLLYISPFYIIIINSFKSKKEFLLNTLSWPNELLLDNYLKAMDKMGFLTAFKNSLIVTVLSLLLIVILSSMAAWMLARTKSKLSNVIFYSFVAAMLIPFQSVMLPLVDLFGVNKLNLINTHFGIIFMYVGFGASLSVFLFHGFVKSVPISLEEAATIDGCNKLQLYWKIVFPLLKSISVTVAILNGMWIWNDFLLPSLVLQKKELRTLPLSTKYFFGAYQADWTLAMAGLVLAIIPIIIFYLLAQKQIIKGVLAGSIK
- a CDS encoding carbohydrate ABC transporter permease translates to MKKNVFHDRLAFWGFVGPVLITFIMVVIIPFAMGLYYSFTDWSAIPDNPINYIGFQNYMEVFNDEQFIISFKATIIYTMISVLLINIIGFTLALLVTRKLKTSNLLRTTFFMPNLIGGIILGYVWRFIFMKVFVALASSTGIGFFGLPWLSDATHAIWAMAIVSTWQMGGYIMVIYVAALQGIPEDLLEAAQIDGANAWHRIKAIIFPLVAQAFTVSLFLTISSSFKMFDVNAALTKGDPSRLTELLTLEIYNKAFIESKFGVGQAQAVILFLLISVVSLTQVYLSKKREVEM
- a CDS encoding ABC transporter substrate-binding protein yields the protein MRKLWTLLVIVMALSFVGCSQNTETKESSNGNNQTIDNSKTKDDVEDEMEAVELDIFQFKVEIVEQLDSLIADFESEYPYISVNLDTTGGGEDYGAALKARMNSGNMPAIFNVPGPTERQLWFDYLEDLSNEPWVEVTSAGLLDNITQEGKVLGQPMNIEGYGVMYNRTILHEAGITDEEIKGVNSLSALRELFAKVDTKKSELGLEATMGWSVGGTAWWVAAYHTFNVPFAMQEDPLAYVDELNNGTAIIAENERFDEFQNLIDTFIEYSYPDVGSIDYEKQYSDFAAGKTAFMQQGNWTINQLLEIDPELDIAFLPIPLGDGGKNDSIPVGVPNYWVVNSKLDDSVKDAAILFLNYIAMSERGHQFLIDDAKFIPAFTNVDATEADPLAQSILEYSSTGKTIPWVWHAFPAGMNETDAKQAFQDYVSGNKTWIEVLEFLDTKWAEKAQ
- a CDS encoding LacI family DNA-binding transcriptional regulator, with amino-acid sequence MPTIKDVAKQAGVSVTTVSRVLNNRGYLSDDVKSKVHKAMEEINYQPNEIARSLFRKKSNIIGLIVPSASHPFFAALTNLTEAYAFEKGYKVMLCNSNLDLKKEKEYIEMLKRSQVDGIIMGSHTLDVDDYKALKLPIVTLDRRIDEQIPFVSCDNYQGGQLATELLIQKGCKKIAYIGGNLTLDLLSNKRYDAFEEVANRNDIETVLLETDIKGFNFAEYDDLACKLFEEHPDIDGVFASSDIIASYVIKAAIKNQMNIPDDIKVIGYDNINVAEFMTPELTTIAQPIEIMSKKLVDLLIMQMDSENINVENVFPVKLIQRQTT